The proteins below are encoded in one region of Fibrella aestuarina BUZ 2:
- the cysD gene encoding sulfate adenylyltransferase subunit CysD: MDYLDQLESEAIHIMREVAGQFERPALLFSGGKDSITLVHLARKAFRPGKFPFPLVHIDTGHNFQEALDFRDWLADSLGERLIVRYVEDTIRTRKLKEPTGRNATRNGLQTFTLLDTIEEFEFDACIGGARRDEEKARAKERVFSVRDEFGTWDPKRQRPELWNLYNGRIHKGENVRVFPISNWTELDVWNYIRRENIALPSLYFAHDRELLLRDGKLMATANGVIQREADDEIVTRRVRFRTVGDISCTAASESGADTLEEVIAEIQATRISERGETRMDDQLSEAAMEDRKKGGYF; this comes from the coding sequence ATGGATTACCTCGATCAACTCGAATCGGAAGCGATTCACATCATGCGCGAAGTGGCCGGTCAGTTTGAGCGGCCCGCTTTGCTGTTTTCGGGCGGGAAAGATTCCATCACGCTCGTGCACCTGGCTCGCAAGGCCTTTCGCCCCGGCAAATTCCCGTTTCCGCTTGTGCACATCGACACGGGCCACAACTTTCAGGAAGCCCTCGATTTCCGCGACTGGCTGGCCGACAGTCTCGGCGAACGCCTCATTGTCAGGTACGTTGAGGATACCATCCGTACCCGGAAGCTGAAGGAGCCGACGGGCCGCAACGCCACCCGCAACGGCCTGCAAACCTTTACGCTGCTGGATACGATCGAAGAATTTGAGTTCGACGCCTGCATCGGGGGCGCCCGCCGCGACGAAGAGAAAGCCCGCGCCAAGGAACGGGTGTTCTCGGTACGCGACGAATTTGGCACCTGGGACCCCAAACGGCAGCGACCCGAGCTCTGGAACCTCTACAACGGGCGGATTCACAAGGGCGAAAACGTGCGCGTGTTTCCCATTTCCAACTGGACCGAACTCGACGTCTGGAATTACATCCGCCGCGAGAACATCGCTCTGCCGAGCCTGTATTTCGCCCACGATCGTGAGCTGCTGCTGCGCGATGGCAAGCTGATGGCGACGGCCAACGGCGTGATTCAGCGCGAAGCCGACGACGAAATCGTGACGCGCCGGGTACGTTTCCGCACGGTCGGCGACATTTCCTGCACCGCCGCCTCGGAGTCGGGTGCCGACACGCTCGAAGAGGTGATTGCCGAAATTCAGGCGACGCGCATTTCGGAACGGGGCGAAACCCGCATGGACGATCAGCTCAGCGAAGCCGCCATGGAAGACCGCAAGAAGGGCGGCTATTTTTGA
- a CDS encoding PIN domain-containing protein yields the protein MTNVVIDSNLFFSGLRTPNNWVRDTLYRPDIRVFSPNFLIVEIFKYKEKIVARSKSDESEVYELLNLLLQRITFVNEEAISLGNLIHAHRLCADIDEKDMLFVALALDLSALYWTRDQKLKDGLQRKGFVQFFEP from the coding sequence ATGACTAACGTCGTCATCGACTCGAATCTGTTTTTCAGTGGTTTACGAACGCCAAACAATTGGGTACGTGACACCTTGTACCGGCCAGATATCCGGGTTTTCTCGCCTAACTTTTTGATTGTTGAAATCTTCAAATACAAAGAGAAGATTGTCGCCCGGTCGAAATCAGATGAGAGCGAGGTATACGAGCTGCTTAACCTGCTTCTGCAACGAATTACCTTCGTCAATGAAGAAGCCATTTCGCTAGGCAATCTTATTCACGCTCATCGGTTGTGTGCCGATATCGACGAGAAAGATATGCTTTTCGTAGCCTTGGCGCTTGATTTATCGGCCCTTTATTGGACGCGTGACCAGAAACTGAAAGACGGCCTGCAACGAAAAGGCTTCGTCCAGTTTTTTGAGCCCTAA